The following coding sequences are from one Sporolituus thermophilus DSM 23256 window:
- a CDS encoding stage V sporulation protein S has product MEVLKVSAKSNPNSVAGALAGVLRERGGAEIQAIGAGALNQAVKAVAIARGFVAPHGVDLICIPAFTDIIIDGEERTAIKLLVQPR; this is encoded by the coding sequence ATGGAAGTTTTGAAAGTGTCAGCAAAATCCAATCCTAATTCCGTAGCAGGCGCTTTGGCCGGAGTGCTGAGAGAACGCGGTGGTGCCGAAATTCAGGCCATCGGCGCCGGAGCACTCAACCAAGCCGTAAAAGCAGTAGCGATAGCAAGAGGTTTCGTAGCGCCGCATGGTGTCGATCTAATCTGCATCCCTGCCTTTACGGATATTATCATTGATGGTGAAGAACGTACCGCCATCAAGCTTCTGGTCCAGCCTCGCTAG